In the genome of Megalops cyprinoides isolate fMegCyp1 chromosome 7, fMegCyp1.pri, whole genome shotgun sequence, one region contains:
- the brpf3b gene encoding bromodomain and PHD finger-containing protein 3, producing MRKPRRRGRQAGGGTGVGGVAVGGRGARGAGAHQRSPSPYSLKVSPTRETLTYAQAQKMVEVDLDGRLHRISIFDPLTVITEDEMTAQDIAECNSNKENSEQPLFPSSAKLGRKVATPKGRKKDGKHSSSSSSQNHHPNSQQSKSQSNSSLHPHHLHGPLPKPTFRVLESFCPTEAPPLPTAYYRYIEKSPEELDTEAEYDMDEEDLAWLEMVNEKRVSDGQASVSPDTFELLMDRLEKESYLESRSQAPSQSAIDEDAFCCVCLDDECLNSNVILFCDICNLAVHQECYGVPYIPEGQWLCRCCLQSPSRPVDCVLCPNRGGAFKQTSDGRWAHVVCAIWIPEVCFANTVFLEPVEGVDNIPPARWKLTCYLCKQKGRGASIQCHKANCYTAFHVTCAQRAGLFMKIDPVRETTVNGTTFSVKKTAFCDAHSPPGGERRGGVGSDEESSGRLVGGRGNRGRSAYTQSPALQTTHRRAGKKASRVLKKKAKKSLEAASRRAAMPLVTVPQIPAHRLNKICKGILLQRKNQFMQRLHNYWLLKRQSRNGVPLIRRLHSHLQAQRSAEQTEPDEKVSAVREELKYWQKLRHDLERARLLVELIRKREKLKREQVKVHQAALELQLTPALVLLRSTLDQLQEKDPAQIFAQPVNLKEVPDYLEFITQPMDFSTMRSKLEAHNYRTLAELEGDFNLMVANCLRYNARDTVFHRAAVRLRDLGGAILRHAHRQAHSTGLDPETGMHLPDSPHKNDYYRCSWEDVDTLLVPENRLHLSPEDQLKELLDKLDMVTSMRSSGARTRRIRLLRREINSIRHKLGQQQQRHLLALNGSVKEEEEEEEGEGEEEGRERGGAADNSHISSATPENEDMKSTPPPTLEPTSPALSHPQGDAPQDPPTLRPVMGEPRTPGRSHKRLKSDSEGSGGGGSQGTGSSNGGGGEEAKSPPAEAKLVNGLSGPEAPPAATTPPAIGVGRRTSILFKKAKNGAKLLKDKESSLQNGAGGGEDTHSTGPAPSPAPTPPAAVPPQPALQTPPRPPSPTTPKQRPRSLSASSESEGEKSPPHAREGGLTNGFRKHRDSCSDSECSASPSFHKESVSPPKRSRGKPALSKVPFLDGVNGDSDYTGTGSSLLMPFENGAELEPLDLVWAKCRGYPSYPALIIDPDMPQEGLLHNGVPIPVPPLEVLKLGEQRQEEAGEKLFLVLFFDNKRTWQWLPRDKVLPLGVDDTADKLRMMEGRKTSIRKSVQVAYDRAMIHLSRVRGDHAFVTSSYL from the exons ATGAGGAAGCCGCGGAGGAGGGGCCGCCAGGCTGGGGGAGGCACGGGCGTCGGAGGGGTGGCTGTGGGGGGTAGGGGCGCGCGAGGTGCGGGGGCCCACCAGCGCTCCCCTTCCCCCTACAGCCTGAAGGTGTCCCCCACCCGGGAGACACTGACCTACGCCCAGGCCCAGAAGATGGTGGAGGTAGACCTGGACGGGAGGCTGCACCGGATCAGCATCTTCGACCCGCTGACGGTCATCACCGAGGACGAGATGACCGCCCAGGACATCGCCGAGTGCAACAGCAACAAGGAGAACAGTGAGCAGCCCCTCTTCCCCAGCAGCGCCAAGCTGGGCCGCAAGGTGGCCACGCCCAAAGGCAGGAAGAAGGACGGCAagcattcctcctcctcctcgtcgcAGAACCACCACCCTAACTCCCAGCAGTCCAAGTCCCAGTCTAACTCCTCCCTCCACCCGCACCACCTCCACGGCCCCCTCCCCAAGCCCACCTTCCGAGTGCTGGAGTCCTTCTGCCCCACCGAggcgccccccctccccaccgccTACTACCGCTACATCGAGAAGTCGCCCGAGGAGCTGGACACGGAGGCCGAGTACGACATGGACGAGGAGGACCTGGCCTGGCTGGAGATGGTGAACGAGAAGCGGGTGTCGGACGGGCAGGCCTCGGTGTCGCCCGACACCTTCGAGCTGCTGATGGACCGGCTGGAGAAGGAGTCGTACCTGGAGTCGCGGAGCCAGGCGCCGTCCCAGAGCGCCATCGACGAGGACGCCTTCTGCTGCGTCTGCCTGGACGACGAGTGCCTCAACAGCAACGTCATCCTCTTCTGCGACATCTGCAACCTGGCCGTGCACCAGGAGTGCTACGGCGTGCCCTACATCCCCGAGGGCCAGTGGCTGTGCCGCTGCTGCCTGCAGTCGCCCTCCCGGCCCGTGGACTGCGTCCTCTGCCCCAACCGGGGAGGGGCCTTCAAGCAGACCAGCGACGGGCGCTGGGCGCACGTGGTGTGCGCCATCTGGATCCCCGAGGTGTGCTTCGCCAACACCGTCTTCCTGGAGCCCGTGGAGGGTGTGGACAACATCCCGCCAGCCCGCTGGAAGCTCACCTGCTACCTGTGCAAGCAGAAGGGCCGCGGTGCCTCCATCCAGTGCCACAAGGCCAACTGCTACACGGCCTTCCACGTCACCTGCGCCCAGCGGGCCGGCCTCTTCATGAAGATCGACCCCGTGCGCGAGACCACCGTCAACGGCACCACCTTCTCGGTGAAGAAAACGGCCTTCTGCGACGCCCACTCCCCGCCTGGGGGCGAGCGCCGGGGCGGGGTGGGCTCGGACGAGGAGTCGTCCGGCAGGCTGGTGGGGGGCCGGGGCAACAGGGGCCGCAGCGCCTACACCCAGAGCCCCGCCCTACAGACGACGCATCGGCGGGCCGGCAAGAAGGCCTCCAGGGTGCTGAAGAAGAAGGCCAAGAAGAGCCTGGAGGCTGCGTCGCGCCGCGCGGCCATGCCGCTGGTCACCGTGCCGCAGATCCCCGCGCATAG GTTGAACAAAATCTGCAAGGGGATTCTGCTGCAGAGGAAGAACCAGTTCATGCAGAGGCTGCACAACTACTGGCTGCTGAAGCGGCAGTCGCGTAATGGGGTACCTCTGATCCGGCGCCTGCACTCACACCTGCAGGCCCAGAGGAGCGCAGAGCAG ACGGAGCCAGACGAGAAGGTGAGCGCGGTGAGGGAGGAGCTGAAGTACTGGCAGAAGCTGCGGCACGACCTGGAGAGAGCCAGGCTCTTAGTGGAGCTCATCCGTAAGAGGGAGAAGCTGAAGAGGGAGCAG GTGAAGGTGCACCAGGCGgccctggagctgcagctgacCCCCGCGCTGGTGCTGCTTCGCTCCACCCTGGACCAGCTGCAGGAGAAAGACCCCGCGCAGATTTTCGCCCAGCCCGTCAACCTcaaggag GTGCCGGACTACCTGGAGTTCATCACCCAGCCCATGGACTTCTCCACCATGCGCTCCAAGCTGGAGGCGCACAACTACCGCACGCTGGCCGAGCTGGAGGGCGACTTCAACTTGATGGTGGCCAACTGCCTGCGCTACAACGCCCGGGACACGGTCTTTCACCGGGCGGCGGTGCGCTTGCGTGACCTCGGGGGCGCCATCCTGCGGCACGCCCACCGGCAGGCCCACAGCACTGGGCTGGACCCCGAAACCGGCATGCACCTGCCGGACTCCCCGCACAAAAACGACTACTACCGCTGCTCCTGGGAGGACG TGGACACGCTCCTGGTCCCGGAGAATCGGCTGCACCTGTCCCCGGAGGAccagctgaaggagctgctggacAAGCTGGACATGGTGACGTCGATGCGCTCGAGCGGCGCCCGCACCCGCCGTATCCGCCTGCTGCGCCGCGAGATCAACAGCATCCGCCACAAGctgggccagcagcagcagcgccacctgctggcgCTCAACGGCAGCGtcaaggaggaagaggaggaggaggagggcgagggcgaggagGAGGGCCGGGAGAGAGGCGGCGCCGCCGATAATTCGCACATATCCTCCGCCACGCCCGAGAACG AGGACATGAAGTCTACCCCTCCACCAACGCTAGAACCCACGAGTCCCGCCCTGTCCCATCCCCAGGGAGACGCCCCCCAGGACCCGCCCACCCTGCGGCCGGTGATGGGCGAGCCGAGAACCCCCGGGCGTTCGCACAAGCGCCTGAAATCGGACAGTGAGGGCTCAGGCGGGGGCGGCAGTCAGGGGACGGGCAGCAGCAACGGCGGCGGGGGCGAGGAGGCGAAGAGCCCCCCCGCCGAGGCCAAGCTGGTGAACGGCCTCTCCGGGCCCGAGGCCCCGCCCGCCGCCACCACCCCTCCCGCCATCGGCGTAGGCCGCCGCACCTCCATCCTCTTCAAGAAGGCAAAAAACGGGGCCAAGCtactgaaagacaaagagagctCGTTACAGAacggggccgggggcggggagGACACGCACAGCaccggccccgcccccagccctgcccctACCCCGCCTGCAGCTGTGCCCCCCCAGCCTGCACTCCAAACTCCGCCCCGTCCTCCCTCACCGACCACCCCCAAGCAAAGACCCCGCAGCCTCAGCGCCAGCTcggagagcgagggggagaaGTCCCCCCCCCACGCCCGAGAGGGAG GCCTGACGAATGGTTTCAGgaagcacagagacagctgtTCAGACTCTGAGTGCAGCGCCTCCCCCTCCTTCCATAAAGAGAG TGTTTCACCACCCAAACGCAGCCGAGGGAAACCAGCACTTTCCAAAGTCCCCTTCCTGGATGGTGTTAACGGAGATTCGGACTATACTGGTACAG gcaGCAGCCTCCTCATGCCATTTGAAAACGGAGCGGAGCTGGAGCCTTTGGACCTGGTTTGGGCAAAGTGTCGCGGGTACCCCTCCTACCCCGCTCTG ATCATTGACCCAGACATGCCCCAGGAGGGCCTGCTCCACAACGGCGTTCCCATCCCGGTCCCTCCCCTGGAGGTGCTGAAGCTGggggagcagagacaggaggaggcGGGGGAGAAGCTCTTCCTCGTGCTCTTCTTCGACAACAAGAGGACCTG gcagtGGCTGCCGCGGGACAAGGTGCTGCCTCTGGGCGTGGACGACACGGCGGACAAGCTGCGCATGATGGAGGGCAGGAAGACCAGCATACGCAAGTCCGTGCAGGTGGCCTACGACCGCGCCATGATCCACCTGAGCCGCGTGCGTGGAGACCACGCCTTCGTCACCTCCAGCTACCTGTAG